Proteins encoded together in one Vigna angularis cultivar LongXiaoDou No.4 chromosome 5, ASM1680809v1, whole genome shotgun sequence window:
- the LOC108339189 gene encoding uncharacterized protein LOC108339189: protein MSAEKFMQPAIPRFDGHYDFWSMTMEKFLRSKELWQLVEEGIPVIEATSTKEQRKSVAKANLRDLKVKNYLFQAIDREILETILDKSTSQAIWQSMQKKYQGSTRVKRAQLQALCREFELLKVDAYLGRTLSIVNKMKSNGEKVDSSTVVSKILRSLTAKFSYVVCSIEESNDLSALNIDELHGTVLFHEQRMQSLQREEQVLKITHDDRSGIGRGRGRGYSRGHGRGRGRQRLNRALIEYFHCHKLDHFQYECPESGNKAHYTIFEESKEVEDELLLATYEEMPQSVQEED from the coding sequence ATGTCTGCAGAGAAGTTCATGCAACCGGCCATACCAAGGTTTGATGGCCATTATGATTTTTggtccatgacgatggagaaatTCTTACGAAGCAAAGAATTGTGGCAGCTTGTAGAAGAGGGCATACCAGTGATTGAAGCCACATCCACTAAGGAACAACGTAAGAGTGTGGCTAAGGCCAATCTAAGGGATCTGAAGGTAAAAAATTACCTATTCCAAGCTATTGATCGGGAGATCTTGGAAACCATATTAGACAAAAGTACGTCGCAGGCAATTTGGCAATCCATGCAGAAGAAATATCAAGGCTCAACGAGAGTGAAACGTGCTCAGCTTCAAGCACTATGTCGTGAGTTTGAGCTTTTAAAAGTGGATGCGTATCTAGGACGCACACTCAGTATAGTTAACAAAATGAAATCAAACGGTGAGAAAGTAGATTCTAGCACAGTGGTTAGCAAGATACTCCGATCGCTAACTGCAAAATTCAGCTATGTGGTGTGTTCCATTGAGGAGTCTAACGATTTAAGCGCTCTCAACATTGATGAACTTCATGGCACTGTTCTTTTCCATGAACAAAGAATGCAAAGTCTTCAACGAGAGGAACAAGTATTGAAAATAACTCATGATGATCGATCTGGAATAGGTCGTGGTCGTGGTCGTGGATACAGTCGTGGTCATGGCAGAGGTCGAGGACGACAACGGTTAAATCGAGCACTCATTGAATACTTTCACTGTCACAAGCTCGACCATTTTCAGTATGAATGTCCCGAATCTGGAAACAAGGCCCACTACACAATATTTGAAGAATCAAAAGAAGTAGAAGATGAGCTATTACTAGCAACATATGAGGAGATGCCACAATCTGTCCAGGAGGAAGATTGA